In Clostridium sp. DL-VIII, the following proteins share a genomic window:
- a CDS encoding substrate-binding domain-containing protein yields MKYFNKTVGIILVVIFLVSNLYFVYLLNNNKTSKEPIKPKIVLISHIKTNPYWLSIKAGAEKAAKERGAVVEFLGPTTASTEEGLKLFEMAESAKVSGIITYVQEEGKYTKDINRAMEKGIPVVTIDSDEENSNRLAYVGTNNILAGQVAGAEAVRQIGRDGNIAIVMGGKDVKNQKERVEGFKEYITSNSNLKIVDVDSSDAMLLEAEIITRKILNRNNKIDALFCTSALDGIGAAKAVNDLNDKGKVKIICFDDLDETLKNIQNGLVASTVVQKSNEMGYRAVNIIMDRIEGKTNNYSESLTDVQLVNKTNIGTYKQGDDNFEN; encoded by the coding sequence ATGAAATATTTTAATAAAACTGTAGGCATTATTTTAGTTGTAATTTTTCTAGTGAGCAATTTATATTTTGTATACTTATTAAATAATAATAAGACAAGCAAGGAACCAATAAAGCCTAAAATAGTATTGATATCACATATAAAGACGAATCCTTATTGGCTAAGTATAAAGGCCGGTGCAGAAAAAGCGGCTAAGGAGAGGGGAGCAGTTGTTGAATTTTTAGGACCTACGACTGCAAGCACAGAGGAAGGATTAAAGTTATTTGAGATGGCCGAGTCAGCTAAGGTTAGCGGAATTATAACTTATGTTCAGGAGGAAGGAAAATATACAAAGGATATAAATAGAGCTATGGAAAAAGGTATACCAGTGGTTACAATAGATTCAGATGAAGAAAATAGCAATAGGTTAGCATATGTAGGAACGAACAACATTTTAGCGGGACAAGTTGCCGGAGCAGAAGCAGTAAGGCAGATAGGAAGAGATGGAAATATAGCTATAGTGATGGGAGGAAAGGATGTTAAAAATCAAAAGGAAAGAGTGGAGGGATTTAAAGAATATATAACTTCTAATTCTAATTTAAAAATCGTGGATGTGGATTCTTCAGATGCAATGCTTTTGGAAGCTGAAATAATAACTAGGAAAATATTAAATAGAAATAATAAAATTGATGCATTATTCTGTACTTCAGCCCTTGATGGAATAGGAGCTGCAAAGGCAGTAAACGATTTAAATGATAAAGGTAAGGTGAAAATAATATGTTTTGATGATCTGGATGAAACGTTAAAGAATATACAAAATGGATTGGTAGCATCAACAGTAGTACAAAAGAGCAATGAGATGGGGTATAGAGCAGTCAATATCATAATGGATAGAATTGAAGGAAAAACTAATAATTATTCAGAATCATTAACTGATGTACAGTTAGTTAATAAAACTAATATAGGTACTTATAAGCAGGGAGATGATAATTTTGAAAATTAA
- a CDS encoding MDR family MFS transporter translates to MESRKRNIVIALMVAMFLAAVEGTVVTTAIPTIVKDLQGFEIISSVFSVYLLTSAISTPIYGKLADLYGRKNILSIGIIIFLVGSFMCGLSQNMYMLIIFRAIQGIGAGSIFTVTYTIVGDVFELEERPKIQGLIGTVWGIASLIGPFFGGVLIDVLSWHWIFFINIPFGILSVILIQRNLQEDLKKTKHKIDYPGIITLSIAMIIFLNIFVSTDDISSNDSMFVGISVLLTIIFLIAFYKIERKAKEPIIPFDIFTKTSTMVNLVSFLASAVLIGSNVYLPIYIQNILGFSAKISGLALAPMSVAWLLASVFLGKCIVKIGAKSVIIISNVILIIGTALLPTLNINSQLILVLLYVAIMGFGFGGAFTTLTIIVQESVDYSKRGAATATNSLLRTLGQTIGVSVFGSIFNLYIVKYFTQIGIKGVEPSNLYNSSASNLTVTSEQIKLSLNSSIHILFIILVVIGILSLILSIVMPKIVKGQK, encoded by the coding sequence ATGGAGTCGCGAAAAAGGAATATAGTAATAGCATTAATGGTAGCAATGTTTCTAGCAGCAGTTGAGGGAACAGTTGTCACAACAGCTATCCCAACTATAGTAAAAGATTTGCAGGGATTTGAAATTATTAGTTCAGTTTTTTCAGTATATTTATTAACCTCTGCAATTTCAACACCTATATATGGTAAACTAGCGGACTTATATGGAAGAAAAAATATACTTTCAATAGGAATAATAATATTTTTAGTAGGAAGTTTCATGTGCGGCTTATCGCAGAATATGTACATGTTAATCATATTCCGTGCAATTCAGGGAATAGGTGCAGGTTCAATATTTACAGTTACATATACAATTGTAGGAGATGTTTTTGAGCTGGAAGAAAGGCCTAAAATTCAAGGACTTATAGGTACAGTATGGGGAATTGCAAGTCTTATAGGACCATTTTTTGGAGGAGTTTTAATTGACGTGCTGTCTTGGCATTGGATATTTTTTATAAATATTCCTTTTGGAATATTATCAGTTATACTTATTCAAAGAAATTTACAAGAAGACTTAAAAAAGACAAAACACAAAATAGATTATCCAGGAATTATTACTTTATCAATAGCTATGATTATATTTTTAAATATTTTTGTATCAACTGATGACATAAGTTCTAATGATAGTATGTTTGTTGGAATATCGGTGCTTCTGACAATTATATTTTTAATAGCATTCTATAAAATAGAAAGAAAAGCAAAAGAGCCAATAATTCCATTTGATATATTCACAAAGACAAGTACAATGGTAAATCTAGTAAGTTTTTTAGCTTCTGCTGTATTAATTGGGTCAAATGTTTATTTACCAATATATATACAAAACATATTAGGTTTTAGTGCTAAAATATCAGGCCTAGCTTTAGCACCAATGTCAGTTGCCTGGCTCTTAGCCTCAGTATTTTTAGGAAAATGTATAGTGAAGATTGGAGCAAAGTCCGTAATAATCATATCCAATGTTATTTTGATTATTGGTACAGCACTATTGCCAACATTAAACATAAATTCTCAATTAATATTAGTATTATTATATGTTGCTATAATGGGTTTTGGATTTGGAGGCGCATTTACAACATTGACTATAATTGTTCAAGAATCAGTAGATTATAGTAAAAGAGGTGCTGCAACGGCTACTAATTCGTTGCTTAGAACATTAGGACAAACAATAGGAGTAAGTGTATTTGGAAGCATATTTAACTTATATATAGTTAAATATTTTACTCAGATTGGAATAAAAGGTGTAGAGCCAAGTAATTTATATAATTCCTCTGCATCTAACCTCACTGTAACAAGTGAACAGATAAAGTTGTCTTTAAATAGTTCTATACATATTCTTTTTATAATACTAGTAGTAATAGGTATATTATCGCTGATATTATCAATAGTAATGCCTAAAATAGTAAAAGGGCAGAAATAG
- a CDS encoding response regulator, whose amino-acid sequence MMKLLLADDEKYDRETLKYIIKDRFSEELEIYEAKNGREAIEISESVKPDIIIIDIKMPGIDGIQALKEISASLPNLYSIILTAYDYFDFALEAVKINVKEYLLKPFAKEEIVEKVSLGVKWVKKEQDKRKSEIEDKEKIYTLLPVLENQLSDLIINDKIKGVDYSMYLQCLNMNFKNSYAMVISLKNKYEYGDINSAEKDKIKMKIGEYIKEYVNRRYKCIGNYVFYEELTYFIQIDNEDSKDFKNLEVNLAFNLRREIKKRFNVSIRAGLGKIVNSVEEMIESYRQAMKSLVYNSDSVNIIHIDDIDDKLVSDMLNEIKTNRSKNINNKVKTKLFENVKNFIKENIETELELERVANNFGLSVYYFSRTFKEVTGINFSEYVNKCRIDIAKELLSSGELSIKEVCYKVGYNDPNYFSKVFKKYEGISPVNFKA is encoded by the coding sequence ATGATGAAATTATTACTTGCTGATGATGAGAAGTATGATAGAGAAACATTAAAATATATAATAAAAGATAGGTTTTCAGAAGAACTCGAAATATATGAAGCTAAAAATGGAAGAGAAGCAATTGAAATATCGGAAAGTGTTAAGCCAGATATAATAATAATAGATATAAAAATGCCAGGAATAGATGGAATACAGGCATTAAAGGAAATAAGTGCCAGTCTGCCAAATCTTTATAGCATAATTTTAACGGCCTATGATTATTTTGATTTTGCATTAGAAGCTGTGAAGATAAATGTTAAAGAATATTTGTTAAAGCCATTTGCAAAAGAAGAAATAGTTGAAAAAGTTTCTCTTGGAGTTAAGTGGGTTAAAAAGGAACAAGATAAAAGGAAAAGTGAAATTGAGGATAAGGAGAAGATATATACTTTATTGCCTGTTCTTGAAAATCAGCTAAGCGATTTAATAATAAATGATAAAATTAAAGGTGTAGATTATAGCATGTATTTGCAGTGTTTAAATATGAATTTCAAAAACAGTTATGCAATGGTCATATCACTAAAAAATAAATATGAATATGGTGATATTAACAGTGCTGAAAAAGACAAAATAAAGATGAAGATAGGAGAATATATTAAAGAGTATGTTAATAGAAGATATAAATGCATAGGAAATTATGTGTTCTATGAAGAATTGACATATTTTATACAAATTGATAATGAGGATAGTAAGGATTTTAAGAATCTAGAAGTCAATCTTGCTTTTAATTTAAGAAGAGAAATAAAAAAGAGATTCAACGTTTCAATAAGAGCAGGACTGGGGAAAATAGTTAATTCAGTAGAAGAAATGATAGAATCTTATAGACAAGCTATGAAATCTTTGGTTTACAATTCAGATAGTGTAAATATAATTCACATAGATGATATAGATGATAAATTGGTCAGTGACATGCTTAATGAGATAAAAACAAATCGAAGTAAGAATATTAATAATAAGGTGAAAACGAAACTATTTGAAAATGTAAAAAATTTTATTAAAGAAAATATTGAAACAGAACTAGAACTCGAAAGGGTTGCTAATAATTTTGGCTTAAGCGTGTATTATTTTAGCAGAACCTTCAAGGAGGTAACGGGAATTAATTTTTCGGAATATGTGAATAAATGCAGAATAGATATAGCTAAAGAATTACTTTCGAGTGGAGAGCTGAGTATCAAAGAAGTCTGCTACAAAGTAGGATATAATGATCCCAATTATTTTAGTAAAGTATTTAAAAAGTATGAAGGAATAAGTCCAGTTAATTTTAAAGCATAG
- a CDS encoding sensor histidine kinase codes for MIILKIKTLNNKFIMFVICLIIPIGICNIISLAMSKNIEDEYVSMLNNMLVTNEIKENINDSLDNFNQYILNGTESSKKSYENEIFQAKQKIKTLKINSDDTSQYILRDLNNTLDSYAEDSQKTIYAYENKEGYIFYYDDFIAAKNIASYSEEYASKLMQNYLETNSIAYKELNRKSSLIYGFLSVYVILILTMCVIYALIFIKNISKGLKGIVETSNKVSKGQFEYYDGNKTDIYELDVLTDTFNTMVKDIKNLIKSINEKLTLEKKLKEEEMKNLQYENALKEFDLKVLQSQINPHFLFNTLNCINATAMMENAVTTSKLIKSVSNILRYSLRSMNANSSLEEEINIVKDYIYIQECRFDDRIKFKLNVNMDIKKVMVPGMTIQPLVENAFIHGIEAKEEGGYIDININDENGNCNIIIEDNGIGIKKEILEKINNYNYDLKHIGHTTGLGINIVEKRLRYLYNKGNMFKIESEEGKGTRVYLKIPIMGDESNDEIITC; via the coding sequence ATGATAATTTTGAAAATTAAAACCTTAAATAACAAGTTTATTATGTTTGTCATATGCTTAATTATTCCAATAGGAATCTGTAACATCATATCTTTGGCAATGAGTAAAAATATTGAGGATGAATATGTAAGCATGCTCAATAATATGCTTGTGACTAATGAAATTAAGGAAAATATAAATGATTCTTTAGATAATTTCAATCAATATATATTAAATGGTACGGAAAGTAGTAAGAAAAGTTATGAAAATGAAATATTCCAGGCAAAACAAAAAATAAAGACTTTAAAAATTAATTCTGATGATACCAGTCAGTATATCTTAAGGGATTTAAATAATACCTTGGATTCTTACGCAGAAGATTCACAAAAGACAATTTATGCCTATGAAAATAAGGAAGGATATATTTTTTATTATGATGATTTTATAGCGGCTAAAAACATTGCGTCATATTCTGAAGAATATGCATCGAAATTAATGCAGAATTATTTGGAAACTAATAGCATAGCTTATAAAGAATTAAATAGAAAAAGTAGTTTAATATATGGATTTTTAAGTGTTTATGTAATATTAATTTTAACTATGTGCGTAATATATGCCCTAATCTTTATAAAAAATATATCAAAAGGCTTAAAGGGGATTGTAGAGACGTCCAATAAAGTATCTAAAGGTCAATTTGAATACTATGATGGAAATAAAACTGACATATATGAATTGGATGTGCTTACAGATACTTTTAATACTATGGTAAAAGATATAAAAAATCTTATAAAATCAATTAACGAAAAGCTAACTTTGGAAAAAAAATTAAAAGAAGAAGAGATGAAAAATCTTCAATATGAAAATGCTCTAAAAGAATTTGATTTAAAGGTACTGCAATCTCAAATTAATCCACATTTCTTATTTAATACCTTAAATTGTATTAATGCCACAGCAATGATGGAAAATGCAGTAACAACAAGTAAGCTAATAAAATCAGTGTCTAACATTTTAAGATATTCACTAAGGAGCATGAATGCAAATTCATCATTGGAGGAAGAAATAAATATTGTAAAAGATTATATCTACATTCAAGAGTGTAGATTTGATGACAGAATTAAATTTAAATTAAATGTTAATATGGATATAAAAAAAGTGATGGTTCCTGGAATGACAATACAACCATTAGTTGAAAATGCCTTTATTCACGGAATTGAAGCTAAAGAAGAAGGCGGGTATATAGATATAAATATAAATGATGAAAATGGAAATTGTAATATTATAATTGAAGACAATGGCATTGGAATTAAGAAGGAAATATTAGAGAAGATTAATAATTACAATTATGATTTAAAACATATCGGACATACAACTGGTCTTGGAATAAATATAGTTGAAAAGAGACTTAGATATTTATATAACAAAGGAAATATGTTTAAAATAGAAAGTGAAGAAGGTAAAGGGACAAGGGTTTATTTAAAAATACCTATAATGGGGGATGAAAGTAATGATGAAATTATTACTTGCTGA
- a CDS encoding DUF3787 domain-containing protein → MTNKFKEKFAAMPIEKHEAAAWANEENTQPVSNVNIPSEIQVGNAKDYVDTNQK, encoded by the coding sequence ATGACGAATAAATTTAAAGAAAAATTTGCTGCTATGCCTATAGAAAAACATGAGGCAGCAGCTTGGGCAAATGAAGAAAATACACAGCCAGTTTCAAATGTAAATATTCCTAGCGAAATACAAGTTGGAAATGCAAAAGACTATGTAGATACAAATCAAAAGTAA
- a CDS encoding cyclase family protein yields the protein MKIYDISMLIHKDMPVYKNKEEKKPKVIVTANYEVNSYYETRIELDTHTGTHLDAPLHMIEGGDTIENIDLYKCITPCKVFDLTSVQERVTDKDIKDLDIQEGDFVIFKTKDSFKDEFDENFVFLEKTGAEYLRDKKIKGIGMDVLGIERAQPNHESHKAILGNDITILEGLRLKDIKEGKYLLCALPLKVKGTEGAPARAVLIDNISF from the coding sequence ATGAAAATCTATGATATTTCGATGTTAATTCACAAGGACATGCCGGTTTATAAAAATAAAGAGGAGAAAAAACCAAAGGTTATTGTGACTGCTAATTATGAAGTAAATTCTTATTATGAGACACGTATTGAGTTAGATACACATACAGGAACTCATTTAGATGCTCCACTTCATATGATAGAGGGAGGAGATACAATAGAAAATATAGACTTATATAAGTGCATTACTCCATGTAAGGTTTTTGACCTTACTTCTGTTCAAGAAAGAGTTACAGATAAAGATATAAAAGATCTTGATATACAGGAAGGTGATTTTGTAATCTTTAAAACTAAAGACTCTTTTAAAGATGAATTTGATGAAAATTTTGTATTTCTTGAAAAAACAGGAGCTGAATATTTGAGAGACAAAAAAATAAAGGGAATAGGTATGGATGTTTTAGGAATTGAAAGAGCTCAGCCAAATCATGAATCTCACAAGGCTATATTAGGTAATGATATAACAATATTAGAAGGATTGAGATTAAAAGATATTAAAGAAGGCAAATATTTACTTTGTGCACTTCCTCTTAAGGTAAAGGGAACAGAAGGAGCTCCAGCAAGAGCAGTGCTAATTGATAATATCAGTTTTTAG
- the nifJ gene encoding pyruvate:ferredoxin (flavodoxin) oxidoreductase: MQKVTKTMDGNQAAAYASYNFTEVAAIYPITPSTPMAEGVDEWSAHGKKNMFNQPVKVAEMQSEAGAAGAVHGSLQGGALTTTYTASQGLLLMIPNMYKIAGELLPGVFHVSARALATHALSIFGDHQDVMACRQTGFAMLASSNVQEVMDLACIAHLSAIKGRVPFLHFFDGFRTSHEYQKIEVPDFDKITDLVDRNALKAFRDRALNPEHPVVRGTAQNPDIYFQGREAQNPFFNAVPDIVEDYMKEIKNITGREYHPFDYHGDPQAENIIVAIGSACDTISETIDYLVKKGEKVGMIKVHLYRPFCEKYFFNVLPKSVKKIAVLDRTKEPGAPAEPLYLDVTKLFYNQENKLLIVGGRYGLASKDTRPSQIISVFNNLKADKPKDHFTVGIVDDITNTSLPEGDIIDTTPEGTISCKFWGLGSDGTVGANKSAIKIIGDNTDMYAQAYFSYDSKKSGGTTVSHLRFGKKPIKSPYLVYNADYVACHNKSFIYNFDILKGLKKNGIFVLNCPWNEDELEEKLPALYKRYLAENNIKFYTIDAIAIAGEIGLGNRINMIMQSAFFKLANVIPVEDAVKYLKDSISNLYGKKGDKIVKMNHDAVDRGINSLHEVTIPDSWSSAKDENRTIKNEPDFVKNIQRPMARLEGDELPTSAFKGMEDGTFPLGTTAHEKRGIAVNVPEWQTDKCIQCGQCAYICPHATIRQFLIDDNEKKNSPEDFITKQAAGKGLENYGYRIQVAPLDCTGCGNCADVCPAPGKALIMKHAEEQILEQAENWEYAMTLTPKEDLIDRNTLKGSQLIRPLLEFNGACPGCGETPYIRLLTQLFGERMIIANATGCSSIWGASAPSIAYTTNAEGRGPAWANSLFEDNAEFGYGIFLGVKQIREKLADLINEGLGSSDFDDNAKNIFKLWLDNFNNGSESKTASAKVLEVLNDSKYSNNTIAKEILERKDYLIKKSHWIIGGDGWSYDIGYGGVDQVLAMGDDVNIFVMDTEIYSNTGGQASKSTQTGQVAKFTPAGKKTRKKDLGLMAMSYGYVYVAQIAIGANMNHAIKVIAEAEKYPGPSLIIAYAPCISHGIKVGMGNSIKEEKKAVDSGYWHLYRYNPQLKDEGKNPFLLESKEPTAPYKDFLNGEIRFASLMNVFPEVADKLFDESEKNAKEKYDTYKRMSDMNY, translated from the coding sequence ATGCAAAAGGTTACTAAAACAATGGATGGAAACCAAGCTGCAGCATATGCTTCTTATAATTTTACAGAAGTTGCTGCGATATATCCTATAACTCCCTCCACTCCTATGGCCGAAGGAGTAGATGAATGGTCTGCCCATGGAAAGAAAAATATGTTTAATCAGCCAGTTAAGGTAGCTGAGATGCAATCCGAAGCTGGTGCTGCTGGGGCAGTACATGGCTCACTTCAAGGTGGCGCCTTAACTACTACATATACGGCTTCTCAAGGTTTGCTGCTCATGATACCTAATATGTATAAGATAGCAGGAGAGCTTTTACCTGGAGTATTTCATGTAAGTGCCCGTGCACTAGCAACTCATGCCTTATCAATATTTGGCGATCATCAAGATGTTATGGCCTGCAGACAAACAGGCTTTGCTATGCTTGCATCTTCAAATGTTCAGGAGGTAATGGATTTAGCCTGCATTGCTCACTTAAGTGCTATAAAAGGCCGAGTACCATTTTTACATTTCTTTGATGGTTTTAGAACATCTCATGAATATCAAAAAATTGAAGTTCCTGATTTTGATAAAATAACAGATCTTGTAGATAGAAATGCTTTAAAAGCTTTTAGAGATAGAGCACTAAATCCCGAACATCCTGTAGTCAGAGGTACAGCACAAAATCCTGATATATATTTTCAAGGAAGAGAAGCACAAAACCCATTCTTTAATGCTGTTCCTGATATAGTTGAAGATTATATGAAAGAAATTAAAAATATTACTGGAAGGGAATATCATCCCTTTGATTACCATGGAGATCCACAAGCTGAAAACATCATAGTAGCCATAGGTTCTGCCTGTGATACCATAAGTGAAACTATAGATTACCTAGTGAAAAAAGGCGAGAAAGTAGGTATGATAAAGGTTCATTTATACAGACCATTCTGCGAGAAATATTTTTTCAATGTTCTTCCTAAGTCTGTGAAGAAAATCGCAGTATTAGATAGGACCAAAGAACCTGGTGCTCCTGCCGAGCCGCTATATTTAGATGTAACTAAACTTTTCTATAATCAAGAAAATAAGCTGCTTATAGTTGGTGGAAGATATGGCTTGGCCTCTAAAGATACAAGACCATCTCAGATTATTTCAGTCTTTAATAATTTAAAAGCTGATAAACCAAAAGACCACTTCACTGTAGGAATAGTAGATGATATAACTAATACTTCTTTGCCTGAAGGAGATATAATAGACACTACACCAGAAGGAACTATAAGCTGTAAATTCTGGGGTTTAGGTTCTGATGGTACAGTTGGAGCAAATAAGAGTGCTATTAAAATAATAGGAGATAACACTGATATGTATGCCCAGGCTTATTTTTCTTATGATAGTAAAAAGTCTGGAGGTACTACTGTATCCCACTTAAGATTTGGAAAAAAACCTATAAAATCTCCTTATTTAGTTTATAATGCCGACTATGTTGCCTGTCATAATAAATCTTTTATCTACAACTTTGATATATTAAAAGGGCTAAAGAAGAACGGCATATTTGTCCTTAACTGTCCATGGAATGAGGATGAACTTGAAGAGAAATTGCCAGCGCTATATAAAAGATATTTAGCAGAAAATAATATAAAATTCTATACAATTGATGCAATTGCTATTGCAGGTGAAATAGGTCTAGGAAACAGAATAAATATGATAATGCAGTCTGCTTTCTTTAAACTTGCGAATGTTATACCTGTAGAAGATGCAGTTAAATATTTAAAAGATTCTATTTCTAATCTTTATGGTAAGAAAGGTGATAAAATAGTTAAAATGAATCACGATGCAGTGGACAGGGGCATAAATTCCCTTCATGAAGTTACCATTCCTGATTCTTGGAGTAGTGCTAAAGATGAAAACAGAACAATAAAGAATGAACCAGACTTTGTTAAAAATATTCAACGCCCTATGGCAAGACTTGAAGGCGATGAACTTCCAACTAGCGCTTTTAAAGGAATGGAAGATGGTACCTTCCCTCTCGGTACTACTGCTCATGAAAAACGTGGTATAGCAGTTAACGTACCTGAATGGCAGACTGATAAATGCATACAGTGTGGTCAATGTGCATATATCTGCCCTCATGCAACCATTCGCCAATTCTTAATTGATGACAATGAAAAGAAAAATTCTCCTGAAGATTTTATTACAAAGCAGGCAGCCGGAAAAGGTTTAGAAAATTATGGATATAGAATTCAAGTAGCTCCATTAGACTGCACAGGCTGTGGTAACTGCGCTGATGTATGTCCTGCTCCTGGCAAAGCTCTTATAATGAAACATGCAGAAGAGCAAATATTAGAGCAGGCGGAAAATTGGGAATATGCTATGACTCTTACTCCTAAGGAAGATTTGATCGACAGAAATACCCTAAAGGGCAGCCAATTAATAAGGCCTCTTTTGGAATTTAATGGTGCATGCCCAGGATGTGGAGAAACTCCATACATAAGGCTTTTAACTCAGCTTTTTGGAGAAAGAATGATCATAGCAAATGCAACTGGATGCTCGTCTATCTGGGGTGCAAGTGCTCCATCAATAGCTTACACTACTAATGCTGAAGGAAGAGGTCCTGCTTGGGCTAATTCATTGTTCGAAGATAATGCTGAATTTGGATATGGTATCTTCCTAGGAGTTAAACAAATTAGAGAAAAGCTTGCTGATTTAATAAATGAAGGATTAGGATCCTCAGACTTTGATGATAACGCTAAAAATATATTTAAGCTATGGCTTGATAATTTCAATAATGGATCTGAATCAAAAACAGCTTCTGCTAAAGTTTTAGAAGTATTAAATGATTCCAAGTATTCTAACAATACAATAGCAAAAGAAATATTAGAAAGAAAAGATTATTTAATTAAAAAATCTCATTGGATAATCGGTGGTGACGGTTGGTCATACGATATTGGTTATGGAGGAGTCGATCAAGTTCTTGCTATGGGTGATGATGTAAATATATTTGTAATGGATACAGAAATTTACTCAAATACTGGAGGCCAGGCTTCAAAATCAACTCAAACAGGTCAAGTTGCTAAGTTTACACCAGCAGGTAAGAAGACCAGAAAGAAAGATTTAGGACTTATGGCTATGAGTTACGGTTACGTATATGTTGCTCAAATAGCAATAGGTGCAAATATGAATCACGCAATTAAAGTAATAGCTGAAGCTGAAAAATATCCTGGACCATCTCTTATAATAGCTTATGCTCCATGTATAAGCCATGGAATAAAGGTTGGTATGGGAAACAGCATAAAGGAAGAAAAGAAAGCTGTTGACTCTGGATACTGGCATCTATATAGATATAATCCACAACTAAAAGATGAAGGTAAAAATCCATTTTTACTTGAATCAAAAGAACCTACCGCTCCATATAAAGACTTCTTAAATGGTGAAATACGTTTTGCATCCCTAATGAACGTCTTTCCTGAAGTTGCAGATAAATTATTTGATGAATCAGAGAAGAATGCAAAAGAAAAATATGATACATATAAACGTATGTCTGATATGAATTATTAA
- the xylF gene encoding D-xylose ABC transporter substrate-binding protein — translation MKSKKMIKLLGLALSGVLIFSALTGCGAKNSTQTAASGGDKKIKIGVSFDDLRLERWQHDKDIFEEEAKKLGAEVVFQSANGDDPTQMSQCENLISQGVNVLVIIPHNGETIAPIVDEAHQNKIKVLAYDRLITNSDLDDYISFDNVKVGELQGKAITDKTPKGNYFMMGGSPTDNNAKLFRQGQMNIIKPLVDKGDIKIVGDQWAKDWLAEEAMNIMENALTANNNKIDAVVASNDSTAGGAIQALQGQGLAGKVSISGQDADLAACQRVVEGTQTMTVYKPIKDLATQAADLAVKMGKGENVETNGNVINNGQKDVPSVLLTPIAVTADNMNDTVVKDGFQKFEDVYKNVPEDKRPSK, via the coding sequence ATGAAATCAAAAAAGATGATTAAATTATTAGGTCTAGCTTTAAGTGGAGTATTGATATTTTCAGCATTAACAGGATGTGGAGCTAAGAATAGTACGCAAACAGCTGCTAGTGGTGGAGACAAAAAAATAAAGATTGGTGTAAGTTTTGATGATTTAAGACTTGAAAGATGGCAGCATGATAAAGATATTTTTGAAGAGGAAGCTAAGAAGCTTGGTGCAGAGGTTGTTTTCCAATCTGCAAATGGTGATGACCCAACACAAATGTCTCAATGTGAAAATCTTATTTCTCAAGGAGTAAATGTATTAGTAATAATACCACATAATGGAGAGACAATAGCACCTATAGTAGATGAAGCTCATCAAAATAAAATAAAAGTTTTAGCTTATGATAGGTTGATTACTAACAGTGACTTAGATGATTATATATCATTTGATAATGTTAAAGTAGGAGAATTGCAAGGAAAAGCAATTACAGATAAAACTCCAAAAGGAAATTATTTCATGATGGGAGGTTCTCCAACAGATAATAATGCAAAATTATTTAGACAAGGGCAAATGAATATAATTAAACCACTTGTAGATAAAGGTGATATAAAAATAGTAGGAGACCAATGGGCAAAAGATTGGTTAGCTGAAGAAGCTATGAATATAATGGAAAATGCATTAACTGCAAATAATAATAAAATCGATGCTGTTGTCGCTTCAAATGATAGTACTGCTGGTGGAGCAATACAAGCATTGCAAGGACAAGGCTTAGCAGGAAAAGTATCAATTTCTGGACAAGATGCTGATTTGGCAGCATGTCAAAGAGTTGTAGAAGGAACTCAAACAATGACAGTATATAAGCCTATTAAAGATCTTGCTACACAAGCAGCTGATTTAGCTGTAAAAATGGGTAAAGGTGAAAATGTTGAAACTAATGGAAACGTAATAAATAACGGACAAAAAGATGTTCCATCTGTATTACTTACTCCAATAGCAGTAACAGCAGATAATATGAACGATACTGTTGTAAAAGATGGCTTCCAAAAGTTTGAAGATGTATATAAAAATGTACCAGAAGATAAAAGACCAAGTAAGTAA